Proteins from a single region of Sphingomonas swuensis:
- a CDS encoding MobA/MobL family protein: MATSSISADVTAANSKIAEFLRRQEEEEMILQIGKRKPKQAREERLPGGSGRWRLEPDWKAPTPMVDRPRTTTGATSFHFSYSSISRQAVPTVSGQPVSGHLGKVRNPALDHSKYIERDGAAEHSQRVEHAAYIERDGAAEMLDPSALMSEAMERTIAAVVNETPTTEEAAYLGLADVAPEGIPSVFSNISDDLFERQEFWRAVERCEANPRSHQIILEPDICPAWWRELETTTKLDPESKSHALQVAEAYRQHMAKPLAEGEVRKPFTAKPMSASAEKAGAFIQQAQRMAAYNDAQPPFEFKSGRGGRIQFRMVAELPHELSAEDRALIVQNFCDHLASLEERREPDGTAYKTGLMYTAVIHAPDAHNDSRNYHLHVVAYDRPCRFIPERNQWDFEIPVVYVDPGSRKERTHYPYRQNKIGEVSQGTEKTGKEKSGKDFIPGLRAKFAEINNVVLKARGINRRLDPRKYTEMGIDRTPTQHLGTKAAALESIGVPTAVGQLNAIAIWSDAERAITRQATQAGKAYQATQSELDGIAKGMAASDPDHPAMMQFRSLTAERERLIKDVADDRQAIMTFDHLEAKAKSRAIRTRQTCLTFLSDIETGKADRNTKAMRLVIEDRWRNAQAHIAKIDNALQPHREALTKAARDIEMRERRILEIDTALEPVRAVLEKRLAEHGHYVRPTKLKASEAAQKPAAPASTLTPPAAEPKVPDTGRAQGSSAEPEATATPAPAAPARTATTTPTDPSAEAEVVASAEPEVTPAVPPMEPAQASAEPTAAEPDVGENEIAQSTDPVSISGLPIVEPTIAPRQDIPAEEVEIEAGTPEGLDPLRPAEVVEPVAAEPEVILVDIDNPAVELTEAAAEPTIEQPAAAAEVAPHDAEPAIPASTQDAQPTAIDTPAAAEPATAPAAVEAAAPTEPAPAAESHTSGPTPPIAEPTPVASPDQQPEAPAEPKVDGRKKVQDPTLFDLPAQEPPVKPGTSRAAYVDFDTIIKRVMDDRIPIVPEKQANGRLIFTVPSLPPEQQETLNSPKFAHRTNQRLGAIMDKQKQEVQRAVRWIATQGQNPDNLSLKNKTASLGTGVKVSVRTLFRHWGKHPEVTAALRTEYDRRVELEKNQPVAKPEPAKAESDLSERRAEAERIYPDPSQAFTPEVAEFTRLLRELAPADQLRLAADKIYENPRAREDIHKHTVYLATAYHTHVEGHDQRLAERQLREMRGKCR; the protein is encoded by the coding sequence ATGGCAACTAGCTCGATCTCGGCCGACGTCACGGCTGCGAATTCCAAGATCGCTGAGTTCCTGCGACGGCAGGAAGAGGAGGAGATGATCCTCCAGATCGGCAAGCGGAAACCCAAGCAGGCCCGCGAAGAACGCCTGCCCGGCGGCAGCGGTCGCTGGCGGCTTGAGCCGGACTGGAAGGCTCCTACCCCGATGGTCGATCGGCCCCGCACCACGACGGGCGCGACCAGCTTCCATTTCTCTTACTCGTCCATCTCCAGGCAGGCGGTTCCGACCGTCAGTGGACAGCCCGTGTCCGGCCACCTGGGCAAGGTTCGCAACCCTGCCCTCGACCACTCCAAATACATCGAACGCGATGGTGCTGCCGAGCACAGCCAGCGCGTTGAGCACGCGGCCTACATCGAGCGCGATGGCGCCGCCGAGATGCTCGACCCATCCGCCCTAATGAGCGAGGCGATGGAGCGGACCATCGCTGCCGTTGTCAACGAAACGCCGACCACTGAAGAGGCCGCATACCTCGGCCTCGCCGACGTTGCGCCCGAAGGCATTCCGTCAGTCTTCAGCAACATCTCCGACGACCTCTTTGAGCGTCAGGAATTCTGGCGCGCTGTCGAGCGTTGCGAAGCCAATCCTCGCTCCCATCAGATTATCCTCGAGCCCGACATCTGCCCTGCCTGGTGGCGCGAGCTGGAGACCACCACGAAGCTTGATCCCGAGTCCAAGAGCCATGCGCTTCAAGTAGCTGAAGCCTACCGGCAGCACATGGCAAAGCCGCTCGCTGAAGGCGAGGTTCGCAAGCCATTCACTGCCAAGCCGATGAGCGCTTCGGCCGAGAAGGCTGGTGCCTTTATCCAGCAGGCCCAGCGGATGGCCGCATACAATGATGCGCAGCCGCCTTTCGAATTCAAATCGGGGCGCGGGGGACGCATCCAGTTCCGCATGGTGGCCGAACTTCCCCATGAACTATCGGCGGAAGATCGCGCCCTCATCGTTCAGAATTTCTGCGACCATCTTGCGTCCTTGGAAGAGCGTCGTGAGCCCGACGGCACTGCCTACAAAACTGGCCTAATGTACACGGCCGTCATTCACGCACCTGACGCGCACAATGACAGTCGGAACTACCACCTTCACGTGGTCGCATACGACCGTCCTTGTCGCTTCATTCCCGAGAGGAACCAATGGGATTTCGAGATTCCCGTCGTCTACGTCGACCCTGGCAGTCGCAAAGAGCGGACCCACTATCCATACCGCCAGAACAAGATCGGCGAGGTCTCTCAGGGCACTGAGAAGACAGGTAAGGAGAAGTCGGGCAAGGACTTCATTCCAGGCCTTCGCGCTAAGTTCGCGGAGATCAACAACGTTGTCCTGAAGGCCCGTGGCATCAACCGGCGGCTCGACCCTCGCAAGTACACTGAGATGGGGATCGACCGCACTCCGACCCAGCATCTTGGCACCAAGGCTGCGGCCCTGGAATCGATCGGCGTTCCCACCGCAGTCGGCCAGCTCAATGCCATCGCGATCTGGTCAGACGCGGAGCGCGCGATCACGCGTCAGGCCACCCAGGCTGGCAAGGCCTATCAGGCGACCCAGAGCGAGCTCGACGGCATTGCCAAGGGCATGGCGGCCAGCGATCCTGATCATCCTGCCATGATGCAATTCCGCTCACTCACGGCCGAGCGTGAGCGGCTGATCAAGGACGTCGCGGATGATCGCCAGGCGATCATGACCTTCGACCATCTGGAAGCCAAGGCGAAGTCCCGCGCTATCCGGACCCGGCAGACTTGCCTGACCTTCCTTTCCGATATCGAGACCGGCAAGGCTGACCGAAACACGAAGGCCATGCGGCTCGTCATCGAGGATCGGTGGAGGAACGCGCAAGCCCATATCGCCAAGATCGACAACGCTCTCCAGCCCCATCGCGAGGCGCTCACCAAAGCCGCCCGCGACATCGAGATGCGCGAGCGCCGCATCCTCGAAATCGATACGGCCCTTGAACCCGTCAGGGCCGTGCTGGAGAAGCGCCTGGCGGAGCATGGCCACTATGTGCGCCCCACGAAGCTCAAGGCCTCTGAGGCGGCTCAGAAGCCGGCCGCGCCTGCATCCACTCTTACCCCGCCAGCTGCCGAGCCGAAGGTGCCTGACACCGGCCGCGCGCAAGGTTCGTCGGCAGAGCCGGAAGCAACCGCCACCCCTGCACCAGCCGCCCCTGCCCGCACCGCCACTACCACGCCAACAGATCCCTCCGCCGAAGCCGAGGTTGTAGCCTCGGCCGAGCCTGAGGTGACGCCCGCAGTGCCCCCCATGGAACCGGCGCAAGCGAGCGCAGAACCAACTGCCGCCGAGCCGGACGTGGGCGAGAACGAGATTGCCCAGTCCACTGATCCTGTCAGCATTTCAGGCCTGCCAATCGTTGAGCCGACCATCGCTCCACGACAGGACATTCCGGCCGAGGAAGTCGAGATCGAAGCGGGCACCCCGGAAGGCCTCGACCCTCTTCGCCCGGCCGAAGTGGTCGAGCCCGTCGCAGCCGAGCCAGAGGTCATCCTGGTCGACATCGACAACCCGGCCGTCGAACTCACTGAAGCCGCCGCCGAGCCTACGATCGAACAGCCCGCTGCTGCAGCTGAGGTCGCCCCGCATGACGCCGAGCCAGCAATCCCTGCATCTACTCAAGATGCGCAGCCGACCGCGATCGACACCCCTGCCGCAGCCGAGCCGGCGACCGCCCCTGCCGCAGTTGAAGCGGCGGCTCCCACCGAGCCTGCCCCGGCAGCTGAAAGCCACACCAGCGGTCCTACTCCGCCGATCGCTGAGCCGACGCCTGTGGCTTCGCCAGACCAGCAGCCCGAGGCTCCGGCCGAGCCCAAGGTCGACGGCCGCAAGAAGGTCCAAGATCCCACCTTGTTCGATCTCCCTGCACAGGAGCCTCCGGTCAAACCGGGGACGAGCCGTGCGGCCTATGTGGACTTCGACACCATCATCAAGCGGGTCATGGATGACCGCATCCCGATTGTCCCTGAGAAGCAGGCGAATGGTCGCCTGATCTTCACCGTCCCCTCGCTCCCGCCGGAGCAGCAGGAGACGCTGAACAGTCCCAAGTTTGCTCATCGCACCAACCAACGTCTTGGCGCCATCATGGACAAGCAGAAGCAGGAAGTGCAGCGGGCCGTCCGGTGGATCGCCACCCAGGGTCAGAACCCGGACAACCTCAGCTTGAAGAATAAGACCGCGAGCCTCGGCACTGGCGTGAAGGTCAGCGTCAGAACGCTATTCCGTCACTGGGGCAAGCACCCCGAGGTGACCGCCGCCCTGCGCACCGAATACGATCGTCGGGTGGAGTTGGAGAAGAACCAGCCGGTGGCAAAGCCAGAGCCAGCCAAAGCCGAGTCCGACCTCTCCGAACGCCGCGCCGAGGCAGAGCGGATCTACCCCGATCCAAGCCAGGCATTCACTCCCGAGGTGGCAGAGTTTACCCGGCTACTGCGCGAGCTCGCGCCGGCTGACCAGCTGCGCCTGGCCGCCGACAAGATCTACGAGAACCCACGCGCTCGGGAAGACATTCACAAGCACACGGTCTACCTTGCGACCGCCTACCACACCCATGTCGAGGGGCACGATCAGCGGCTCGCAGAGCGGCAGCTTCGCGAGATGCGAGGCAAATGTCGCTGA
- a CDS encoding MucR family transcriptional regulator, translated as MLDDRLLEMSVELAKAHLATTQVPTSEVPQLVRAIFTSLKALTSPDRPEDSVEESRPIPPHFDELEPPIINKDVSGSEFEGLDPWLAARVPRRVARLLDPSSAVHPSVHEDILICLEDGARVKLLRAYLRKNHGMSLADYMDRWRLPADYPSAPAAYLDGKRAQAKASGLGVTLRGSRGPARAKVAARPRKAVRG; from the coding sequence ATGCTGGATGATCGTCTCCTGGAAATGAGTGTCGAGCTGGCTAAGGCTCACCTTGCCACCACGCAGGTACCGACCTCAGAGGTCCCGCAGCTCGTAAGAGCCATCTTCACCTCCTTAAAAGCGCTTACTAGCCCCGATCGGCCGGAAGACAGCGTTGAGGAAAGCAGGCCCATTCCTCCGCATTTTGATGAACTCGAGCCGCCGATCATCAACAAGGACGTTAGCGGAAGCGAGTTTGAGGGGCTTGATCCTTGGTTGGCAGCGCGGGTGCCCAGACGGGTGGCGAGACTTCTCGACCCGAGCTCAGCCGTGCACCCCTCGGTTCACGAAGACATCCTCATCTGTCTTGAAGACGGCGCTCGGGTGAAACTACTTAGGGCTTACCTTCGCAAGAACCATGGAATGAGTCTCGCTGACTACATGGACCGCTGGAGGCTCCCGGCGGATTACCCGTCAGCTCCGGCGGCCTACCTTGATGGTAAGCGCGCGCAGGCAAAGGCAAGCGGCCTTGGTGTGACACTCCGTGGGTCCCGCGGACCCGCGAGGGCAAAGGTCGCCGCCAGACCTCGCAAGGCTGTCCGCGGGTAG
- a CDS encoding carboxymuconolactone decarboxylase family protein: MTPRLDNPSTLFPAGFKAMVALEQALAQAIDPELLELVKLRASQINGCAFCIYMHTTDLRKRGVDEMKLYLLNAWRDSYLFSERERAALAWTEALTRVADDGAPDSEYNALAEQFSEEERVQLTFAIGAINVWNRLQVGFHVAHPPRGAAMRSNAA; encoded by the coding sequence ATGACCCCCCGCCTCGACAACCCGTCCACATTGTTCCCCGCCGGCTTCAAGGCAATGGTCGCACTCGAGCAGGCGCTCGCGCAGGCTATCGATCCGGAGTTGCTGGAACTCGTCAAACTGCGCGCGTCGCAAATAAACGGCTGCGCCTTCTGCATATACATGCATACCACTGACTTGCGTAAGCGCGGAGTGGACGAGATGAAGCTGTACCTGCTCAACGCCTGGCGGGACTCGTACCTCTTCTCCGAACGCGAGCGGGCGGCGCTTGCGTGGACCGAAGCTCTGACCCGGGTCGCGGATGATGGCGCACCGGATAGCGAGTACAACGCGCTCGCCGAACAATTTAGCGAGGAGGAGCGGGTGCAACTGACCTTCGCCATCGGCGCGATCAACGTCTGGAACCGGCTTCAGGTCGGCTTCCACGTCGCTCACCCGCCGCGTGGTGCAGCAATGCGCTCCAATGCCGCCTGA
- a CDS encoding sigma-70 family RNA polymerase sigma factor, whose protein sequence is MPPEERLAAFEAQRPRLLRLAYRMLGSLSEAEDVIQDAWPRWAAVNGGVDVPAAYLTRIVTRLCLDQLKSARAQREEYVGAWLPEPLLQQTSEEAVADDVTLTLMMAMERLSPLERAAFLLHDIFETPLNEVAAVLEREPAAVRQLASRARHHVREARPRYTLSPQTASDLVRAFHEASTKGDTQALSGILADQVTVFSDGGGKVLAFRNVVQGMDRVLRLFQGLARKGAYRPQLLRTVMIDGLPGFVSIDRGAALQTTALDVQDGKITALYIVRNPDKLRHVAAMLAGGSDGRTARAEPKGLRLFPTRSAAKPMSS, encoded by the coding sequence ATGCCGCCTGAGGAGCGCCTGGCCGCGTTCGAGGCGCAGCGGCCGCGATTGCTGCGCCTCGCTTACCGCATGCTGGGATCGCTGAGTGAAGCCGAGGATGTGATCCAAGACGCTTGGCCGCGCTGGGCAGCAGTAAACGGCGGGGTCGATGTACCGGCGGCCTACCTGACCCGGATCGTGACTCGCCTTTGCCTAGACCAACTGAAGTCGGCGCGGGCGCAACGTGAGGAATATGTCGGGGCATGGTTGCCGGAGCCGTTACTACAGCAGACTAGTGAGGAGGCCGTTGCCGACGACGTCACCCTGACGTTGATGATGGCGATGGAGCGGCTGTCACCGCTCGAACGCGCTGCCTTCCTGCTGCACGATATCTTCGAGACGCCCCTGAACGAGGTTGCTGCGGTGCTCGAACGCGAGCCTGCAGCGGTTCGCCAGCTCGCATCCCGCGCCCGCCACCACGTTCGCGAGGCGCGGCCGCGCTATACACTATCACCGCAAACCGCGTCGGATCTCGTGCGAGCGTTCCATGAGGCCAGCACGAAAGGCGACACCCAAGCGTTAAGCGGTATCCTTGCTGACCAGGTCACGGTCTTTTCCGACGGAGGCGGCAAAGTCCTCGCTTTCCGCAACGTCGTCCAAGGAATGGATCGGGTCCTCCGCCTGTTCCAAGGGCTGGCGCGCAAAGGGGCATACCGGCCGCAATTGCTTCGCACCGTGATGATTGACGGCCTTCCCGGCTTCGTCAGCATCGATCGGGGGGCGGCGCTGCAGACCACCGCGCTCGACGTCCAGGACGGAAAGATCACCGCTCTCTACATCGTGCGCAACCCAGACAAGCTGCGGCACGTCGCGGCGATGCTAGCCGGGGGATCGGACGGGCGAACCGCAAGAGCCGAACCGAAGGGGCTTCGTCTGTTTCCGACCCGATCCGCCGCGAAGCCAATGTCCAGCTGA
- a CDS encoding exonuclease SbcCD subunit D C-terminal domain-containing protein, translated as MSDLVMIHTSDWHLGHELAGHSRETEHDAFLAWLLSEIEVQDADVLLVTGDIYDVANPPISAMRRLFRFLHEVTTQRSTLQVVIIGGNHDSAARIDLPAALLGVGGVRFVGALPKRDGTADCEAVLLPLKNKDGELSAWLAAVPFCRPGDLGAHTLPTLYAEVAAKGAAIANGLPLVISGHLHVAEGQVSELSERRIVLGGEEAQSASLFDQRAAYVALGHLHRPQQIAGDVPIRYAGSPFPLSSTERDYRHSITVVTLSREQCAIAEVAIPRPVAFLAVPSDGPKPLNEVLDCIEGLELDEALPREAHPFLEVAVSVSGPEPQLQSQVLAALEGKPVRLTRIQRVLTGTAETTSIPLAGENLDELKPEAVFEALFRKRYQDAPPPELARAFETLLIEVQTAEGAA; from the coding sequence ATGTCCGACCTTGTCATGATTCATACTTCAGACTGGCACCTTGGCCATGAGCTTGCCGGCCATTCCCGTGAAACTGAGCACGATGCCTTTCTTGCCTGGCTGCTCTCAGAGATCGAGGTGCAGGATGCCGACGTGCTCCTCGTCACAGGCGACATCTATGATGTCGCCAACCCGCCTATTTCGGCGATGCGCCGGCTGTTTCGATTCCTCCATGAGGTAACCACGCAGCGTTCAACGCTGCAGGTCGTCATCATCGGGGGCAATCATGATAGTGCCGCTCGCATCGACTTGCCCGCGGCATTGCTCGGTGTGGGCGGCGTGCGATTTGTGGGTGCCCTCCCGAAGCGCGACGGCACGGCGGATTGTGAGGCTGTGCTCTTACCGCTGAAGAATAAAGACGGAGAGCTGTCAGCGTGGCTGGCGGCGGTTCCATTCTGCCGGCCTGGGGACCTCGGGGCGCATACGCTGCCGACGCTCTATGCTGAAGTTGCGGCCAAGGGCGCAGCGATCGCAAATGGCCTGCCCTTGGTCATCTCAGGGCACCTGCACGTTGCAGAAGGCCAAGTGTCGGAGCTCTCGGAGCGCCGCATTGTGCTTGGCGGCGAGGAAGCGCAGTCAGCTAGTCTCTTCGATCAGCGAGCGGCCTATGTTGCTCTGGGCCATCTTCATCGTCCGCAGCAGATCGCCGGCGACGTGCCGATCCGCTACGCTGGATCTCCTTTTCCGCTATCCTCCACCGAGCGTGACTACCGCCACTCGATCACGGTGGTGACACTAAGCCGAGAACAGTGCGCCATCGCGGAAGTGGCAATTCCACGGCCCGTCGCCTTCTTGGCTGTGCCGTCGGATGGTCCCAAGCCTCTGAATGAAGTGCTTGATTGTATCGAAGGGCTAGAGCTCGACGAGGCGCTACCTCGTGAGGCACATCCGTTCCTCGAGGTAGCTGTCTCGGTGTCGGGGCCGGAACCGCAACTGCAGTCACAGGTGCTCGCCGCTCTCGAGGGAAAGCCCGTTCGGTTGACCCGCATTCAGCGGGTTTTGACCGGTACGGCAGAAACAACGAGCATTCCGCTGGCCGGCGAGAACCTGGATGAGTTGAAGCCAGAAGCAGTGTTCGAGGCCTTGTTCCGCAAGCGCTACCAGGATGCGCCACCGCCTGAGCTAGCCCGCGCCTTTGAAACCTTGCTGATCGAAGTACAGACTGCAGAAGGCGCCGCCTAA
- a CDS encoding AAA family ATPase: MRILAIRGRNLASLAGDFAIDFEAEPLTSSGIFAITGPTGAGKSTILDALSLALFNKVPRLAAAPNRSQIPDGSGQALSADDPRAILRHGAGEGFAEVDFSMPSGARYRARWSVKRARERADGRLQGIDHEFQRLDTGERLGGTRTETLAEICRVIGLSAEQFGRAVLLAQGDFEAFIRAAPDERALLLERLTGSSIYARLGQRACEKAAALQAQLDGLKARMGEHQVLGDEQRAEIELAAAEARAAEAAATEKVRALEHVQRWEERADELKNGVAAAEQQASQALAEVTSAAPRRDALARDRAAFSHVAAWSTLRDVSSALDRALRRIEEERCKAAEAVQQETQASGDEEAAQSKLSAVAAQAAQLQPELQQARNLDAKIVNTAGRLASLEADLATRLSSLGGAEQADTEARASLTAAESKLAENVAWLEGNAAIQPLAQREEELAEHLTMWTEARESLTALTSQQEEHLIRLTALTTTRETTLRELDAHNAEQAAALVACQEAVKSLPPEGQLGDLTERSEALGQLALLANNVANAADVLSSVRRDLETATERRALLGRQLSDATARKEQKERQIRPARVAYDDARRELELLTTAASDAAEALRASLVEGEPCPVCGSETHQLTIFEGRLGDHLRARREAAAALQQEVESLQQAVAADAADIRSITEALASLEPEVADRESRRSSADERYEIEKARLDRAADLLGLAVGQDLGAEIATQKATILTQIEDSRRAQGRVEAARQHESAVRQSVERAQAAFHSADEAHAAEVLQGEALTRSISAQQDTVERHALVLDRSLGRLVDWKAIQDPLSWLRKQAADWRTQEQARASAEKALPALRATCERTGAARSAAQALKEEADAVTSGTRNEHDGLVRERSGCLAGATVADTEARLAAASEVAVQAAQEARGKREEAQQARVAAEVRCTEANSQRAELDRQHTQLQEQLAAALQAATLSVEEVAHVAARGEAALDAERTALDLLDRTFAERRAVVEQCQSSLNTHLAAEAFGRLTEGLADAVAEAIASRDAAAEQRHAADMRVRLDDHARLQNADLRAEYDRQAAAADIWLKLSDLIGDREGRTFRRFAQGLTLDLLLQHANERLSELKPRYSLERGFGGDMLIQVVDNDMAGEVRGLHNLSGGERFLISLALALGLAEMSTSSGVRIESLFIDEGFGALDPASLGQAIALLEQLQASGRRVGVISHVEELKERIPVKIEVTPTSRGTSRIEVSVS; this comes from the coding sequence GTGCGTATCCTAGCGATCCGCGGCCGCAATCTGGCGAGCTTGGCCGGCGATTTCGCCATCGACTTCGAGGCTGAGCCGCTGACCAGTTCGGGCATCTTTGCCATCACCGGCCCGACCGGCGCGGGCAAGTCTACGATCCTCGACGCCCTGTCGTTGGCCTTGTTCAACAAGGTCCCGCGCCTGGCAGCCGCGCCGAACCGGTCGCAGATACCAGATGGCAGCGGCCAAGCCCTGAGCGCCGATGATCCCCGCGCGATCCTGCGACATGGAGCAGGGGAGGGCTTTGCTGAGGTCGACTTTTCGATGCCGAGCGGTGCCAGGTATAGGGCTCGCTGGTCGGTCAAGCGCGCCCGCGAACGAGCAGACGGTCGGCTGCAGGGGATCGATCACGAATTCCAGCGCCTAGATACCGGCGAGCGCTTAGGCGGAACGAGAACGGAGACGCTGGCTGAAATCTGCCGCGTAATCGGCCTTAGCGCAGAGCAGTTCGGGCGCGCAGTCTTGCTGGCACAAGGCGACTTTGAAGCCTTCATTCGTGCCGCGCCAGACGAGCGAGCTCTGCTCCTGGAGCGGCTCACCGGTTCCTCCATCTACGCTCGGCTGGGACAAAGGGCGTGCGAAAAGGCTGCGGCACTGCAAGCACAGCTCGATGGTCTCAAGGCCCGGATGGGTGAGCATCAGGTGCTTGGCGATGAGCAGCGTGCTGAAATCGAGTTGGCCGCGGCAGAGGCGCGGGCTGCGGAGGCAGCGGCGACAGAGAAGGTGCGTGCCCTTGAGCACGTCCAACGCTGGGAGGAGCGCGCCGACGAGCTGAAGAACGGCGTTGCTGCCGCTGAACAGCAAGCATCGCAAGCGCTAGCGGAGGTCACCAGCGCGGCGCCGCGGCGCGATGCGCTTGCTCGTGATCGTGCTGCCTTTTCGCACGTGGCTGCTTGGTCGACCTTACGAGATGTATCGAGCGCGCTGGATCGCGCCCTACGGCGCATAGAAGAAGAGCGATGCAAAGCGGCCGAGGCTGTCCAACAAGAAACTCAAGCCAGTGGCGACGAAGAGGCGGCGCAAAGCAAGCTGAGTGCGGTTGCCGCTCAAGCAGCTCAGCTCCAGCCGGAGCTGCAGCAAGCCCGCAATCTTGATGCCAAGATTGTGAATACCGCTGGCCGGCTGGCGAGCTTGGAGGCCGACCTAGCTACTCGGCTTTCGAGCCTTGGAGGGGCCGAGCAGGCCGACACCGAAGCGCGAGCCTCTTTGACGGCGGCGGAAAGCAAGCTCGCAGAGAATGTCGCTTGGCTCGAGGGTAACGCCGCAATCCAGCCACTCGCACAGCGGGAAGAGGAGTTGGCCGAGCACCTCACCATGTGGACTGAAGCGCGCGAAAGCCTCACGGCGCTGACGAGCCAGCAAGAAGAGCACCTGATCCGGCTTACCGCGCTGACTACGACCCGCGAGACTACGCTTCGAGAGCTCGACGCGCACAACGCCGAGCAGGCTGCCGCGCTGGTCGCCTGCCAAGAGGCAGTGAAATCGCTGCCACCCGAAGGCCAATTAGGCGACCTCACTGAGCGGAGCGAGGCGCTGGGGCAATTGGCTCTCCTTGCGAACAACGTTGCCAACGCGGCGGACGTCCTGAGTAGCGTGCGCCGCGATCTTGAGACTGCAACTGAGCGCCGAGCATTGCTCGGGCGGCAGCTTAGCGATGCCACGGCTCGTAAGGAGCAAAAGGAACGCCAGATCCGGCCTGCACGCGTCGCTTACGATGACGCCAGACGCGAATTGGAGCTTCTCACAACAGCGGCAAGTGACGCGGCTGAAGCGCTCAGGGCCAGCTTGGTTGAAGGCGAACCTTGCCCTGTCTGTGGATCAGAGACCCATCAGCTGACGATCTTCGAAGGTCGCCTTGGTGACCATCTGCGGGCTCGAAGAGAAGCTGCTGCTGCCCTGCAGCAGGAAGTGGAAAGCCTCCAGCAAGCTGTTGCTGCGGACGCGGCTGACATCCGTTCGATCACTGAGGCGCTTGCCAGCCTTGAACCAGAAGTCGCCGATCGGGAGAGCAGACGAAGCTCCGCAGACGAACGCTACGAGATCGAGAAGGCGCGGCTGGACAGGGCCGCCGACCTCCTCGGTTTAGCTGTCGGGCAGGACCTCGGCGCAGAAATCGCCACACAAAAGGCAACGATCCTCACGCAGATCGAAGACTCTCGAAGGGCACAGGGTAGGGTCGAAGCGGCGCGGCAACATGAAAGTGCGGTTCGGCAGAGCGTTGAGCGCGCTCAGGCCGCCTTCCATTCGGCGGACGAAGCTCATGCCGCAGAGGTCCTACAAGGCGAGGCTTTGACCCGCAGTATCTCGGCGCAGCAAGACACTGTCGAGCGGCATGCACTTGTTCTCGATCGCAGCCTTGGTCGCCTGGTGGACTGGAAGGCAATCCAGGATCCTCTTTCCTGGCTCCGCAAGCAAGCGGCCGATTGGCGAACCCAAGAGCAGGCTCGTGCTTCTGCTGAGAAGGCCCTTCCTGCACTGAGGGCCACTTGTGAGCGCACCGGTGCAGCGCGTTCTGCTGCTCAGGCGCTCAAGGAGGAAGCCGACGCTGTTACGTCAGGCACACGCAATGAGCACGACGGACTTGTTCGGGAACGCTCAGGCTGCCTCGCCGGTGCTACCGTCGCCGACACTGAGGCGCGACTTGCCGCGGCAAGCGAAGTGGCTGTTCAAGCAGCCCAAGAAGCACGGGGCAAGCGTGAGGAAGCGCAGCAAGCGCGCGTGGCAGCAGAGGTGCGCTGCACTGAAGCGAACAGCCAGCGCGCTGAGTTGGATAGGCAGCATACGCAACTGCAAGAACAGCTCGCGGCCGCGTTGCAGGCTGCGACGTTGAGCGTTGAGGAAGTCGCACATGTCGCCGCACGCGGTGAGGCTGCCCTGGATGCTGAGCGGACGGCCTTGGACCTCCTTGATCGAACATTCGCGGAACGGCGCGCCGTGGTTGAGCAGTGTCAGTCCAGCTTGAACACTCACCTTGCGGCAGAAGCCTTCGGCCGGCTCACCGAGGGGCTGGCTGACGCGGTCGCAGAAGCGATCGCTTCACGGGATGCCGCAGCCGAGCAGCGGCACGCGGCGGATATGAGGGTGCGCTTGGATGACCATGCGCGATTGCAGAACGCCGATCTTAGAGCTGAGTATGATCGGCAAGCGGCAGCGGCCGACATCTGGCTCAAGCTCTCGGATTTGATTGGGGACCGAGAGGGACGCACGTTCCGCCGTTTCGCGCAAGGTTTGACGCTCGATCTTCTCCTCCAGCACGCCAATGAGCGCCTTTCGGAGTTGAAGCCGCGATACTCGCTTGAGCGGGGTTTCGGCGGAGACATGCTGATCCAAGTCGTCGACAACGACATGGCTGGAGAGGTGCGTGGCCTTCACAACCTCTCTGGCGGTGAGCGCTTCCTGATCAGCCTCGCTCTAGCGCTCGGCCTTGCAGAAATGTCGACGTCGAGCGGCGTGCGGATCGAGAGCTTGTTCATCGACGAGGGCTTCGGAGCCCTTGATCCAGCGAGCCTCGGTCAAGCCATTGCCCTGCTTGAGCAGCTGCAGGCCAGTGGCCGGCGTGTTGGAGTCATCAGCCACGTGGAAGAGCTTAAGGAGCGCATTCCCGTGAAGATTGAAGTGACACCCACAAGTAGAGGAACTAGCCGCATTGAGGTGAGCGTAAGCTAG